From the genome of uncultured Methanobacterium sp.:
AGTCACTTCAACCTCTCTAAAAGTGGAATCATCCACGTAATCTGGTGGATGGTACTCAGTTTGGGATGGTATTATGCTTAATCCGCTGACACGACCCTTACTGTTGAACACGACCTGTACATCAATGTTGGCCCGTTCAAACTGGCACCTTACACTGACGATCTGGTGTCCCTCCAGTTCCGCGGCTTGCAACACTCCGGACTGTATTAAATCGCCTGCTGGTATAGTTAAACGCTGCCAGGACTTTTTCAACTCAGGTAAGGGAATAGCAGTTTTCATCTGGTTATCAAACTGGCTGGCAGCCATTTCGTAGTTACCATGTAGCATCTGGGAAACGAATCTCTCGGCCAGTGCCCTAAAATTATCCAAATTTAAAGAACTCATATAATCTCCTCTTTTTATGTAAGTGATGTCCATTACAAATGAAACTGTTCAAATTAATAGAAGTGGTATCATTTCAAATAATGTATATTTTACAAATATTATATTATTATCATCATTGGCTTGGAAATCCGTCTTTCAACTTTTTTACAAAATTCATAGAATATTGTCTAATTTCAGGATATTTAAGTAATTACAATACCTTACCTTGGCAGTTGAAGAGAGTATAACAACTTATTTATAATAATGGGAAATATAGGAAATGTTAAAAACTGGAAATATAATAAATTTACATACCTACAAGTCTAAAAGGGAAACTCGAAGTAAGGGGGGCAAATCATGTCTTATAAAGAGGAGTTATCAACTGAAAACCAGATTAAGGGAACTGAACCATCCGCCACACATGTCACTCTAGCGGGTATTTGCATTTTTATAGCCGCCATGGTGGTTTTAATGGGCATTATAACTGGAGAAATTTTTTACCCTCCAGAACTCACCTACACCACGGCCCAGAGTATGATCAGTGATTTAGGGGCTACAGTGCCCCCTAACAGTATCATAACCCAACCCTCGGCAACCATATTCAATTTTGCGATGATAATCGCCGGAATTCTGATTCTAATGGGTAATTACTTCCTTTTTAAAGCTTACCACGATAAAATAGGCGGGATACTGGTGGGATTGTTTGGATTAGGAGCCCTCGGTGTGGGGGTATTCCCGGGGAATATGACTCCCATGCACCCCATATTCTCGTTGATGACCTTCATCTGTGGGGGTTTATCGGCTATTTACTCCTACAAATTAATCAAATCACCTCTCAAATACATATCACTCCTGTTGGGAATCCTCTCCCTATTTTTCCTCTTCACATCCAACCTGTTCATACCAGTGCTCGGTGGAGGGGGAGTGGAAAGATGGGTGGCTTACCCGGTTATCCTGTGGCTGCTGGGATTCGGAGGATACTTGATGGGAAAAGGATCAGATGATAACTCTTAAAATAGTTATTAAGCCACAATATTTATTTAAAAACTAAACAGGGGTAAGGGGTTCAAATGTATAAAAAAGAATACAGGGCAAAATTAACTATTCCAGAGGAAGCAGTTAAATTAATCAGAAAAGGGGACATGTTGGTCCACGGATTAACCATGGCTGAACCACCAGCCCTTCTGGAGGCAGTGGCCAAACGTCTGAGGGAGAGTGACCTTGAAAAAATTAAAATGTTCTCTGTGCTCCCCATGGATAGTGTCTGCTCCACCATACTGGCCCCTGACTTAATGGACTGTGTGGAGGCCTACAGTGGATTCGTGGATTCTGGCACCCGGGGCCTGGTGAGCACAGGACTAAACTACTACGTTCCCAACCACCTCCACCAGATCCCCCGGCTCCTGGAAGAGTTCATTGGAGTGGATGTGTGCATAACCACGGTTTCACCCATGGACGATGCTGGTTACTTCTCCTTTGGAACTGCCAACGACTTCACCTCCACTGCAGCCCGGGCTGCAAGGGTCTTGATTGTGGAAGTAAACCGGAACATGCCCCGTGTATTTGGAGATTCCCTGATCCACATTTCAGAGGTTGATGCAGTGGTTGAAAACCATCAGCCAATTCCGGACTTCCCCTGTGGGTTTAAACAGCCTGAAGCAGATATCATTGGTAAAAAAATATCTGAATTAGTCCCGGATGGTGCCACCATCCAGATGGGTATTGGTGTACTGCCCAATGCCGTGGCCCAACAGCTGGAAAACCATAACGACCTGGGAATCCACACCGAAGTATTTGGGCCAGGGATGGTCCACCTCATAAAAAAGGGAGTAGTAAACGGTGAAAAGAAAACCCTCCACCCCCGCAAGCATGTTTTCACCGTGGCTCAAGGTGACCAGGAAATGCTGGAGTTCATGGACCAGAACCCGGCCATGGAAAGCTACCCCTGCTCCTATGTAAATAACCCTGGCGTGATAGCCAAAAATGACCGTATGATATCCATAAACTCCCTAATTCAGGTAGATCTCCTGGGACAGTGCAATGCTGAGTACCTGGCAGGCCATCAGTACAGTGGGACAGGGGGGCAGCTTGATTTTGTCCGAGGAGCTTTTGACTCCAGAGAAGGGAAATCGATATTGGCATTTTACTCCACTGCTAAAAATGGTGCTATTTCACGGGTGGTGGACCGTTTAGATCCCGGTGCAATGGTCACCACACCTCGAATGGACACCCATTACCTGGTGACGGAGTATGGGGTGGCTAATCTTAAGGGTAAATCCACCAGAGAAAGGGCACAGGAAATAATTAATATAGCTCATCCTAATTTCCGTGAAGAACTCTATAGAAAAGCTGAGGATATGTATTTAATATAACCCTGGTAGTTAAGAGGGATAACTGGGATAATTAGAGAGGATAATTCAAAGAGGGTTAGTTAATTGGGATAATTAGAAGATAATTAAAAAATTGTTAATTGAAAATGGGCAATATTGAAAAATAAATGAAATTCAAAAATAGAACCGTATTGCCTTTTTACCTCATTTAATCTTTTTATCAACGGTTCTGCTTTTTTATTTTTTATTTTTACCCAGTCAGGCGATTCCCAGCTTCCCCAGGCCACTGTAAACCACGAAAAACCCTATGGCAATACAGAAAATCCCGGTCACCAGGTTGCCATGGTTGGAGATCCAGTCATTAACTGGATTCAGTACTTTCTGGGCCTTATTTGGCAGGAGAATGAAGAATATTAGTGGTATTTCTATTATTAAAAGGGCGATGAGAATTAAAATTAGAACGGACGCTGTATCGTTGGTTAGACCTGCATTGGCCACTCCTATGGCACGTCCTACTGCCAGGACAAAGATGGCAGTGCTGAAGTTCATTAAAAATGCGATCATTCCAATGGAAAAGTATTTGATGAACTGGCGCCCTTTCCCGGTTTCTGGATCAACCTGCAGGCGGTTTAAAATGTTCTTGTTCTTGCCATGTTCCTTGCTTACTATGTTTCTGAATCCAAGGAGAAACAGCACCGCACCCAGAAAAATATCTATGGCCACCATGGTGGTAGGGTCAGCATGACCTGAGGCACTTAATTTTTGACCCAGGAATATTCCAATAAGGACTGTCACCAGAAGGACCACAATGGCGCCCATGTAGAATGAAAAACCAGCTAGTCTTGGTTTTTTAGTCATGGACATTATTACTAGAAAAATGGACAGGGTCACTGGGCTCACTGCTGCAGCCCAGGAAAGGGGTATGGTTATTGCTAAAAGACTTGCCAGATCAGACATGGTATTAACTCCTGATGGTAAGTTTCAGGTGACATTCAATCAAATAACTTGCTAATTATTTACTTTAATCAGTTAATTATATGAACCCAATTATTAATGAAATTATGTCCTGGGAAATTATGTACTGGAATGTATTCCAGTAGTATCATGTCTTTGGAATTTATGTCCTGGAGTTATGTCTGGGAGTCATGTCCTGATTAAAGGAATGGTTCGTTATCCAGATCAAGCTCACAATCAGCGAATTTCAACTGTTTTTTCTTCACCCAGACAAAGCCATGGTCTGGGGTAATAACTGCCACATCAATTGGACCTCCCACACCTGGCATGTCCCCGGGGTCGGCGTTAATACCATCACTGAAGCGTTGTATGGCACTGGTGGTCTGGATCATCAGTGTGGCGAAGTCAATGGCATCCTGCAGGGTCATGGTTCCCCACTGGATTGCATATTCCAGTCCCCTTAGTTGGCTTTGTATTTCCTGTTCGCTCCGGGCCTGCATGGCTTCTTTTACAAAGTCCACATTCTGGATTCTACCATCAAATCCCAGGACGATCCGTGCAGCCACGTCCCCCTGGCCAAGCCATGAACTTCCGTATTCCATTCCTGGTTTTTTACTGTCCCTGAGCTTCTGAACTGGTCCTGGTATGGATACACTATAAACCTGGTGGGTTCCGTCAGGATTGTAACCTGCCACCAGTATCTCAATGGGGTCTGCCCGGGCCACGCCATTTTCAATAGTTCCCTGGGGTGTTTTGAAGCTGAACTTCAACAACTGGTCTTCCATTATCATCTCCAACACAGTACATCCCTTGGAATTCAAGTCATTCTGGATGTTGGTTTTTATCTGCCCTAACTGGTCTTTCCACTGGTACTTGTCGTTGAAGAGGTGGTGCAGCTTCCGGGCCACATCCTTAACTTCCATATTTTTAACCTTGGAGGATCTGCGGAACTCTTCAATGTACTGGCTGACGTTCTTCTGCACCCCTCCATCTGGGAGGAAGGCCAGGCCAGTTATGCCCACCCCTACCATTCGGTTGATCTGAAAGAGTTTAATGGCGTTTTCACTACCAATACGGGCCATGCCCTTCATATTACGGTAGCTCTGTCTGCTGTCTCCTGCTAAGACTATTCCTTCCGGTGTGGTGGTGTTTATGACCAGTGACATGTTCTAACCTTCAATTTCCTAGTATAATTTTTTGATAAATCTTTTTGATTAAATTGTCAAGGATTATTATGATTATGGGGGTTAATATTCCTATCTGGTAAAAAATAATTAATTAATGGAAAAATGAATTAATTCAAATATAAACTGGTAATCTGGTCTTATTTAGAATTTTCCATAGTCAGGGGCTTGTACTGCATGTAAACAGGTTCCCATATATTGGATTCCACCAGATTCTCCACATTTCTCTCGGCCCTGTTTCGGGCAACTCCCTCCAGAATGGCCTGCCTGGCCACGGTCACCCCAATGTTTTTACTCACTTCCTGTAGCTGGGATATTTCCGGAAGCAGCCTGGTGTCATTTTCGGTAGAATTGGCCAGTTCCAGGGTGGCAGCATCCATCATCCCCGAGGTTACCCTTTCTGCCTGACAGCTGATTATGCCCAGGCCCAGTCCAGGGAATATCAGAGCGTTATTACACTGTGAAACAGGGTAAGATTTCCCCTGAAACTCCACATCACTAAACGGGCTTCCAGTTGCCACTAGGGCACGCCCCTCTGTCCAGTGAATTATATCATCTGGTGTGGCTTCTACCAGGGTTAATGGATTGGATAATGGGAATATTATGGGTCTTTCCACATGGGAGGCCATGGTAGTTATAACTTCACGGGTGAAAGCACCCTGCACTGTGCTGGTGCCAATAAGGATGGTGGGATGTATGTTACGCACCACATCCAGAAGGTTGGTGGGGTCATCTGCAGGGGCCCACGCATCTGTTTCAGATGAACTGCGGGCGTATGGTGCTTTGAAATAGTCAATATTTCCCCGGGCACTGGTTACCAGTCCCTGGCGGTCCATTAGATAGAAACGATTGTAGGCTTCCTGGTGGTTGAGACCTTCTTTTACCATCTGCTCCCAGATCTGATCAGCGATACCACAACCAGCAGTTCCTGCTCCGTAGACAAGCACCCGATGATGAGATAGAGGGGTTCCGGTTATTTTCAAAGCATTCAGGAGAGCGGCCATGGCAACGGCCCCGGTACCCTGTATATCATCATTGAAGGTGCACATGGTATCCTGGTAACGGTCAAGGTGATGTCTGGCATTTTTCTTACCAAAATCCTCCCACTGGAGGAAAACCTGGGGGAACTTCTCATTTATGGCGTTGATCACGGTTTCCACGAACTGGTGGTATTCTTCACTGCTGATACGGGGATGGCGCCAGCCCAGGTAGAATGGATCTTCCAGTAGACGGGGATTATTGGTGCCCACATCGATCATAATGGGTAGCATCTTCCTGGGATTAATACCTGCACATAGGGTGTAAAGTACCAGTTTAGCAACGGAAATACCAATTCCATTGGCTCCCTGGTCACCAATTCCCAGTATCTGTTCAGAATCAGTTAAAACAATCAGGTTAATGTCATTTGCATCCCAGTGATCTAGGATTTCATCAACATGCTCCCGGTCAGGGTAGGAAAGATAGATCCCACGTGGTTTCCGGAATTCATCACTGTAATGTTGAATTGCCAGGCCTGCAGTGGGAGTGTAGATAATTGGCATCATTTCCTGGATGTGTTCCTGGATGAGACTGAAAAAAAGCGTTTCATTGGTATGATAAAGGTTGTTTAGAAATATATTTTTCTGGAGGTCATCTGACTGGAGAGAGTACTGTTGATAGGCCCTCTGAAGCTGTTCATCCAGAGTTTCCACAGAATGGGGTAAGAGTCCGATAAGATTGAATAATTGACGTTCTTTAGTGCTAAAAGCAGTGCCTTTATTTAAATGTGAAGATTGGAGGAGTTGACTTCCTCTAAGATCAGTTTTAATGTATTTATTTCCTTCTTTTTCGACAGTAATCGCTATGGATTTAAACTGTAACCCCCCATTATTTGGGAACTCCGGGATATTGGATTGTCCCCCTGGTATGGAATATAATTATCCTTTTAACCCGTATATATACTTTACGCATGCAAAAGGGTGAATTTTTGTCACATTCCCTATTTTGGACATGAATGATGTCATAATCTGGGCAATTAAAATTATGGAGAGGATATCATCTGATCTAATCCTCATGCATAAGTAGAGGAGGGTGTTTTCTTTTAAGCCTATCCCTTCTTTTCATCTGTTGATAAATTCTGGAGGACCATAGAAAATAAGAAAGGTAATTAAAACAATAATAAAAGTGGTGATAAAAATGGGAAAATTCATTACCATATCTCCGGATAATGCTCTGATTTTAATGGAAAAAGAACCAGAGATTGTTATACTGGATATTAGGCCTGAGGAGGATTTTATAAAGGAACACATTCCGGGGGCAGTGAACCTGGATTATGATGGTCACCACTTCCAGAGTAAAGTGGAAAAATTGGATAAAAACCAGTCCTACATCATTTACTGCAAGAGCGGTGTTAGGGGTGGTTATTTCATGGAGAAAATGCTTGAATCTGGATTTGTTGGGGCTTATAACATTTTGGGTGGATTTGTTGCCTGGAAAATAAGTAAATTACCTCTGGTAATTGGAGAATAAATTCCTTAGAGCGTTATAAATAAGGGATTAATATAATAGAATCAAATAGTTTTAGGATATCTAAAGTTTTAAGGATATATTTGAGGTAGACCTTTCCCTGATAAGATGGTATTGAAATGTGTTAATTAATTGAAAACAAGAAGAGTAGCCAAAATTTTGCTATCACTATATAGAGCGACCTATCAGAAAGATCGATTCTAAATTATATTCATTATTTTGTTAAAAAGAGTTACATAATTGCTTATTTTTTAATAATTTGCTTAGAAATTTCTCCGATAAAACTAATAATTAAAACGTTTTTAGTCTAGGGGATCCAATCTTCACGGCTGGATTAATTCTATTTCTACACCATCTGGACCCTCTAGAAATGCAATTTTAGGACCTCCCGGTGCACCCAGTGGGCCACGGGTTAATTTAACTCCTCTGGATTTTAATGCAGCGATCTCATCATCCATATTTTCTACTTCAATACCCACCATGAAGAGTCCCTGTTTACCTTCTTCACCTTCCACCAGTTCAATGGTGGCTTCTCCTTCCCCTTTAAAGAACGCGATGGTCAGACCCTCTCTAGGGCTGAATCTTCTTATTTCATCCAATCCCAGAATATCTGTGTAAAATTTGGCAGATTCATCCAGATTTTTCACTGCTACTACACTGTTTTTGATTTTCACTAAAAATTCCCCCATATCCTAACTTGCTTTACGATTTTTTTTAATCTTCCCAATTATCTCTTAGTTTTATTATATTTTCATTTTTCTCCTGGAAATTTTTCAGTAAATTCATGCAGTATAATTCAGTGATTTCCAGTATAAACAAATGAAAAATAGAAATAGAACAACTCACTGGGCAATATTACAGTTATGGGTTATTGGATAGTTTTTAGTAAGTTAAAACATTAGGTTAAAACTGCAAAAGGCGCTAAAAATAGTTGATTAACTATTTAATCAGATTTTTATTTAATCAGATTCTGATAAATTTATCAATTAATTAGTTGAAATGGTGTTTGTAGAATTAGATGTAAATCAAATAAAAAGAGTCAGCAAATAAAAATAGTCATAGCCAAAATTTTGCTATCACTATATAGAGTGACACATCAAAAATCAGGAATTCTCCTTAACATCTAGTTTTTGGCTTATGTGCTGATATATTTCCTTGGTTACTCCAACGTTGCTAATAAAATCGTTAGAATACCTTATATCTCCCCTTCGTGGGTTGTCCTGTCTCATGACGTACATGCAGATGGCGGTTACAATCATGAGGGGGTCGGTTTTTCGGCCCTTACCTCCACGGTAGAGTTTACGGAAATCTGCCTTGCAGATGATTTCCCGGGCCCGGTCTTTCTGACCACCACCCACTGGCATCATAACCTCGTCTCCTTCCTCACGTTTGGTTAGGACCATGGTGGGGCTGTGACCGGTCATCATAAAGTTACTGGCAACTACGCTGAGCATGGCCAGTTTCTCCTGCAGACGGAAATCTTCCTCGGGAGTTTTTTCACTGTGGGACTTGTACCTGTTATATTTTTTAATCTTCCTTTCTATTCTGCCGACTTTGGCATTATCGTCCAGGAAGATGTGTTTTCGTTTTTTCAAATTCCTCGCCTGAAATTATGTGTTTGTTGGGTATTGGTTATTGTTGATTTAAGTTAATTTTTGATCTAATAGAAGTTTCAAGAGAAGTTTTTCATACTCGAACAGCAACACCTTTTTCCTTCAAGAACTCCTTCACCACAGGCACTGGGTACTCATCAAAGTGGAAGATGCTGGCAGCAAGTGCTGCATCTGCTTTGCCCAGGGTAAGTACTTCATAAATATCATCTGGATTACCTCCACCACCGGAGGCAATTATGGGAATATCCAGCATTTCGCTCATGGTCTGGTTGAGGGGTATATCATAACCATCCTTGGTACCGTCCCGGTCCATACTGGTGAGGAGTATTTCTCCTGCCCCTCGTTCCTGGCATTCCATGGCCCATTTAACTGCGTCAATGCCTGTGAATTCCCTTCCACCGTAGATACTGCAATCGTACCAGCAGTAACCCTGGGGTGTTTCAATTATAACGTGTTCATCATTTTCTTTAGGGTCGTCAATGTAGCGTCGTTTGGCATCAATACCAATGACACAGGCCTGACTACCCACTACCTTGGATGCTTCGTTGATGAGATCCGGGTTGTGAATAGCTGCGGTGTTGGTTGAACATTTATCTGCACCGGCCTTGAGCATGTTCACATAGTCCTGTGGCTTCCTTATACCACCGCCCACACAGATGGGCACGAACACATTCTCGGTGGTTGCATTAATAACATCGGCCATGGTCTCCCTGCGTTCATGGGAGGCAGTTATGTCCAGGAACACGATTTCATCAGCACCATCCTGGTAGTACTTGGTGGCCAGTTCCACGGGTTCTCCTGCATACCGGATCTGTTTAAATTCCACTCCTTTAACCACGCGGCCATGGGGGACGTTGAGGTCGCAGTCCAGGCAGGGTATAATTCTTTTGGCAAGCATAAGATATCTCCAATTGAAATGATGATTTTATTATTTTTGATAATTTCAAAGAAATTTAGGATGAATATCAATTAATTTCTTTAACTATATTAAGTAAATTTTCAGAAGATAAGTATATTTTCTGAAAGTCCGATGGTAACAATTATTTTTCCGAAGCCAGATGGTAACAATTATATGTTAATAAATTTGACTAACTTTTAGTTATATTATTAATTTAAGATGGGAGTAGTTTATTTAAAAAGGGGAGTATTAGAAAATGAATGTTAGTGAAATGGTTGCAGATTCCTTGAAATTTCCTTTTTCCAATGTGAAACGACTTTTAACATTGGGCATACTAATGGCCACCAGTATTTTAATAATACCTGCAATACTGGCTTATGGCTACAATTTACGTATAATTGAATATTCTTTCAAAGATTCTAATGAATTGCCACCATTTAATGAGTGGTTAAACATGTTTGTGGATGGTTTGAAGTACATCGTTGTAATATTAATTTACAGGGGTATTCCCGCCATCATTGTGGGCATTATATCAGCCATTATAATCATGTCCATTGCCTTTAGTGGACAGGTGACCAGTTTTAATGCATTTCTAACCACCTCTTTCCAGATAATTTTTGTAGTAGGTTTTATCATCATGGTGGTCCCTTACATCCTCAGCTTCATTGCTTTACCCCACATAGTTAAAGAGGACAAATTAGAAGCTTCAGTTAAATTTAAGGATATTTTTGGCATAATAAAAAATATTGGATGGGGTAACTATATTATTGCTGTTGTCATACTCACTGCATTTTCCGCAGTTGTATCTGCGCTTAGTGCCATTCCCCAGCTAATGAATATGGGACAAATAACTGTTTATGCAGTTGCTGCGGTGGTAGGATTTTTCCTTGGTTCATATATATCCGCTTTCAGTGGAAGATTCCTGGCTCTCATCTATAATGAGGGGATTGAAGAAGTAGAATAATTTTGATGCAAATAATTTTGAGGTAATTTACAATCAATTAATTATTCACATATTATGCCAGATTCACAATTATATTAGAAGATAAGATTTATGGTTTAAATTCCCAAAAGTTAATCCCTTTACAAAAACACAGTTATGTGTAAAGACCGGGATAGATTGAGAGTTTAAATGATGAAATGTTTCTGGGGATAAAATGTTTCCTGGAGGTAACTTGGAGAATATAAACCCTACCAACATATCAGATGGGGGAGATTTGCCTCCAAATCTACTGGAATTTTTAACAGAACTAGCCCGGGCCATGACTGCGGCAGGAATTGCAGTCATGACAATAGAAGCTATTTTAAAGAATATATGCCGGGCATATGGGGTTAAAGCCCAGGAAGTAATTGACTTTCCCACCTTCGTACTCATCAAGATCAGCGATGGGAATTCAAAAGCCCTGGCAGTGACCGGGCAGAAACCAGGCCTCCTACCACTGGACCAGGTCTCACGATTATACGAGTTAATCTACCAGGCAGAAAATGCAGAAATAACTCCAGAACAGGGAATTAACCGTATAAATGAGATAATCAACGTTAAACGCCAGCACAGATACATAAGGCATATCCTGGGATATGCCCTGTACTCCACTGGGCTGGGAATGCTACTCCTGCCCACAACCAATGATTTACTTTTCTGCGGGGGATTAGGGGCTATTGTAGGTTTAATTATAGGATACTCTGAGGATAAACCCAGACTAAACCTTATTTTACCAGTTCTAGTGGCGTTCATGGTATCCATGATCTTCTTTTTCGGGGTGAAACAGGGAATAGTAAAGGGATCCCTCACCATCCTGGTCCCGGCACTTTCCTACTTCATCCCTGGAGCGGTTCTGGCCAC
Proteins encoded in this window:
- a CDS encoding DUF4013 domain-containing protein yields the protein MNVSEMVADSLKFPFSNVKRLLTLGILMATSILIIPAILAYGYNLRIIEYSFKDSNELPPFNEWLNMFVDGLKYIVVILIYRGIPAIIVGIISAIIIMSIAFSGQVTSFNAFLTTSFQIIFVVGFIIMVVPYILSFIALPHIVKEDKLEASVKFKDIFGIIKNIGWGNYIIAVVILTAFSAVVSALSAIPQLMNMGQITVYAVAAVVGFFLGSYISAFSGRFLALIYNEGIEEVE
- a CDS encoding GAP family protein; the encoded protein is MSDLASLLAITIPLSWAAAVSPVTLSIFLVIMSMTKKPRLAGFSFYMGAIVVLLVTVLIGIFLGQKLSASGHADPTTMVAIDIFLGAVLFLLGFRNIVSKEHGKNKNILNRLQVDPETGKGRQFIKYFSIGMIAFLMNFSTAIFVLAVGRAIGVANAGLTNDTASVLILILIALLIIEIPLIFFILLPNKAQKVLNPVNDWISNHGNLVTGIFCIAIGFFVVYSGLGKLGIA
- a CDS encoding rhodanese-like domain-containing protein — protein: MGKFITISPDNALILMEKEPEIVILDIRPEEDFIKEHIPGAVNLDYDGHHFQSKVEKLDKNQSYIIYCKSGVRGGYFMEKMLESGFVGAYNILGGFVAWKISKLPLVIGE
- a CDS encoding NAD-dependent malic enzyme — translated: MPEFPNNGGLQFKSIAITVEKEGNKYIKTDLRGSQLLQSSHLNKGTAFSTKERQLFNLIGLLPHSVETLDEQLQRAYQQYSLQSDDLQKNIFLNNLYHTNETLFFSLIQEHIQEMMPIIYTPTAGLAIQHYSDEFRKPRGIYLSYPDREHVDEILDHWDANDINLIVLTDSEQILGIGDQGANGIGISVAKLVLYTLCAGINPRKMLPIMIDVGTNNPRLLEDPFYLGWRHPRISSEEYHQFVETVINAINEKFPQVFLQWEDFGKKNARHHLDRYQDTMCTFNDDIQGTGAVAMAALLNALKITGTPLSHHRVLVYGAGTAGCGIADQIWEQMVKEGLNHQEAYNRFYLMDRQGLVTSARGNIDYFKAPYARSSSETDAWAPADDPTNLLDVVRNIHPTILIGTSTVQGAFTREVITTMASHVERPIIFPLSNPLTLVEATPDDIIHWTEGRALVATGSPFSDVEFQGKSYPVSQCNNALIFPGLGLGIISCQAERVTSGMMDAATLELANSTENDTRLLPEISQLQEVSKNIGVTVARQAILEGVARNRAERNVENLVESNIWEPVYMQYKPLTMENSK
- a CDS encoding DUF998 domain-containing protein → MSYKEELSTENQIKGTEPSATHVTLAGICIFIAAMVVLMGIITGEIFYPPELTYTTAQSMISDLGATVPPNSIITQPSATIFNFAMIIAGILILMGNYFLFKAYHDKIGGILVGLFGLGALGVGVFPGNMTPMHPIFSLMTFICGGLSAIYSYKLIKSPLKYISLLLGILSLFFLFTSNLFIPVLGGGGVERWVAYPVILWLLGFGGYLMGKGSDDNS
- a CDS encoding threonine/serine exporter family protein; amino-acid sequence: MFPGGNLENINPTNISDGGDLPPNLLEFLTELARAMTAAGIAVMTIEAILKNICRAYGVKAQEVIDFPTFVLIKISDGNSKALAVTGQKPGLLPLDQVSRLYELIYQAENAEITPEQGINRINEIINVKRQHRYIRHILGYALYSTGLGMLLLPTTNDLLFCGGLGAIVGLIIGYSEDKPRLNLILPVLVAFMVSMIFFFGVKQGIVKGSLTILVPALSYFIPGAVLATGMYELAANNVISGASRLIQGVVILLLLLFGVLIGLQVVGLSAGAYMVAYLATPLGWWAPYIGILVFTLGMYLFMSIRNRDMLGVLMVLFATFGGLQVGNYLLGGLFGAFLGSAIMTMGGTYLERSKLKTPYYVSIIPAFWILVPGSLGFISLATLAGQNYSASIANLIMVVLTFVAISMGLLIGAVIADPLKIE
- the hisF gene encoding imidazole glycerol phosphate synthase subunit HisF encodes the protein MLAKRIIPCLDCDLNVPHGRVVKGVEFKQIRYAGEPVELATKYYQDGADEIVFLDITASHERRETMADVINATTENVFVPICVGGGIRKPQDYVNMLKAGADKCSTNTAAIHNPDLINEASKVVGSQACVIGIDAKRRYIDDPKENDEHVIIETPQGYCWYDCSIYGGREFTGIDAVKWAMECQERGAGEILLTSMDRDGTKDGYDIPLNQTMSEMLDIPIIASGGGGNPDDIYEVLTLGKADAALAASIFHFDEYPVPVVKEFLKEKGVAVRV
- a CDS encoding VOC family protein; translated protein: MKIKNSVVAVKNLDESAKFYTDILGLDEIRRFSPREGLTIAFFKGEGEATIELVEGEEGKQGLFMVGIEVENMDDEIAALKSRGVKLTRGPLGAPGGPKIAFLEGPDGVEIELIQP
- a CDS encoding acetyl-CoA hydrolase/transferase C-terminal domain-containing protein codes for the protein MYKKEYRAKLTIPEEAVKLIRKGDMLVHGLTMAEPPALLEAVAKRLRESDLEKIKMFSVLPMDSVCSTILAPDLMDCVEAYSGFVDSGTRGLVSTGLNYYVPNHLHQIPRLLEEFIGVDVCITTVSPMDDAGYFSFGTANDFTSTAARAARVLIVEVNRNMPRVFGDSLIHISEVDAVVENHQPIPDFPCGFKQPEADIIGKKISELVPDGATIQMGIGVLPNAVAQQLENHNDLGIHTEVFGPGMVHLIKKGVVNGEKKTLHPRKHVFTVAQGDQEMLEFMDQNPAMESYPCSYVNNPGVIAKNDRMISINSLIQVDLLGQCNAEYLAGHQYSGTGGQLDFVRGAFDSREGKSILAFYSTAKNGAISRVVDRLDPGAMVTTPRMDTHYLVTEYGVANLKGKSTRERAQEIINIAHPNFREELYRKAEDMYLI